Proteins encoded in a region of the Natronorubrum halophilum genome:
- a CDS encoding Hsp20/alpha crystallin family protein, whose translation MRRDDRDEPFDDLFREIERMMNEMMNGADPNVEFNSSSNVDTGFGMDTHVDIHETDEEIRVIADLPGVEKDNIELECDGKTLTISASSDHRQYDERVSLPQRVNEHTASATYNNGVLEVVFDLAEQSSGISLE comes from the coding sequence ATGCGCCGAGACGACCGCGACGAACCCTTCGACGACCTGTTTCGCGAGATAGAACGCATGATGAACGAAATGATGAACGGCGCGGACCCCAACGTCGAGTTTAATTCCTCGAGCAACGTCGACACCGGCTTCGGGATGGATACCCACGTGGACATCCACGAGACCGACGAGGAGATCCGCGTGATCGCCGACCTGCCGGGCGTCGAGAAGGACAACATCGAACTCGAGTGCGACGGCAAGACGCTGACCATCTCCGCCTCGAGCGATCACCGGCAGTACGACGAACGCGTCTCGCTGCCCCAGCGCGTCAACGAACACACCGCGTCCGCGACCTACAACAACGGCGTCCTGGAGGTCGTCTTCGACCTCGCAGAACAGTCGTCTGGAATCAGTCTCGAGTGA
- a CDS encoding DUF7857 domain-containing protein: protein MIEVDCETDRRAGVTFVTAVLTNTRTTRQTVRLESRLDGPTWPPRRDGVTEPEWDGDVWEGTVEPGRCRGVGFADPAPPTEPPLEILEVSRASDENTMPSDDVLAALDGWSPTAAVLTPEP from the coding sequence ATGATCGAGGTCGACTGTGAAACGGATCGACGCGCGGGGGTAACGTTCGTGACGGCGGTCCTCACGAACACGCGGACGACCCGACAGACGGTCCGTCTCGAGAGCCGACTCGACGGTCCGACGTGGCCGCCACGGCGGGACGGCGTTACGGAACCCGAATGGGACGGGGACGTCTGGGAGGGGACCGTCGAACCGGGGCGCTGTCGCGGCGTCGGCTTCGCGGATCCGGCGCCGCCGACGGAGCCACCGCTCGAGATTCTCGAGGTGTCCCGCGCCTCCGACGAGAACACGATGCCGTCCGACGACGTGCTCGCCGCGTTAGACGGGTGGTCACCGACCGCCGCCGTCCTCACGCCGGAGCCATGA
- a CDS encoding secretion system protein, with protein MAVLAALIRNLAALYPYDVDGSDGLVESLSFIDSPHDDETIVRAGYGAGIVGALLPVGLLVTSAPLPFVLFFVLVTPVAAVHAVHSLPHLQAAFRRTEALGDTPNLIGRAVLRMQVQPALESAVRFAAETGTGPLSDSLGAHVDRSMGTAETGLLSFADEWAAWFPALRRSAHLLATAQDATEGERARTLDRALAAVLNGTRNQMADFTASIRAPTSALFAFGIMIPLALIALVPAIPMVGFSINIWIVVLLYNVVLPACLVAASLWLLVRRPVAFPPPKVGSGHPNVPDRLWLRGLWGVGAGAGTYAVTTLVGPAHLAPITGLGVGLGVGLLAVFSPILRVRNDVRDVEAHLTDALYLVGRQVAEGESVESAIELAAERVPAETGAVFEHAAGVQRRLHAGVEAAFLGEYGALRAVPSPRARGTAALLAIAADEGKPAGRAIVSMADHLEELDDVEARTKRSLREVTGTLDNTAAYFGPLVAGATVGMAAMMASEDMAGADVEAAAFPAESLAIVVGVYLVTLCFILVPLSIALRSGLDRALFGYHVGRALVTSMVLYAVTVSIIELAL; from the coding sequence ATGGCGGTACTGGCAGCGCTCATTCGGAATCTGGCCGCGCTCTACCCTTACGACGTCGACGGGAGCGACGGCCTCGTCGAGTCGCTCTCGTTTATCGACTCGCCACACGACGACGAGACGATCGTTCGTGCGGGTTACGGGGCCGGTATCGTCGGTGCACTGCTACCCGTGGGGCTGTTGGTGACCTCGGCACCGCTTCCGTTCGTCCTGTTTTTCGTACTCGTAACGCCCGTCGCAGCGGTTCACGCGGTGCACTCGCTCCCGCATCTACAGGCGGCGTTCCGCCGAACGGAAGCGCTCGGCGACACGCCGAACCTTATCGGCCGCGCGGTGTTGCGAATGCAGGTCCAGCCGGCGCTCGAGAGCGCGGTCCGGTTCGCCGCCGAAACCGGGACGGGACCGCTGTCGGACAGTCTCGGCGCCCACGTCGACCGATCGATGGGGACCGCGGAGACGGGGCTGCTGTCGTTCGCCGACGAGTGGGCCGCGTGGTTCCCCGCGTTGCGACGGTCAGCGCACTTGCTCGCGACCGCCCAGGACGCGACGGAGGGCGAGCGAGCGCGAACACTCGACCGGGCGCTAGCGGCCGTGCTCAACGGCACCCGGAATCAGATGGCGGACTTCACCGCCTCGATCCGCGCTCCGACATCCGCGCTGTTCGCCTTCGGGATCATGATCCCGCTGGCACTGATCGCGCTCGTCCCCGCGATACCGATGGTCGGGTTCTCGATCAATATCTGGATCGTCGTCCTGCTATACAACGTCGTCCTTCCCGCGTGTCTCGTCGCCGCGAGCCTCTGGTTGCTCGTCCGTCGGCCGGTCGCGTTCCCGCCGCCGAAGGTCGGTTCCGGTCATCCGAACGTCCCCGATCGGCTCTGGCTGCGCGGGCTGTGGGGGGTGGGTGCCGGCGCGGGCACGTACGCGGTCACGACCCTGGTCGGCCCGGCCCACCTGGCTCCGATCACCGGACTCGGCGTCGGTCTCGGCGTAGGACTCCTGGCGGTCTTCAGCCCCATCCTTCGGGTTCGAAACGACGTTCGTGACGTCGAAGCGCACCTCACCGACGCCCTCTACCTCGTCGGTCGGCAGGTCGCCGAAGGCGAATCCGTCGAATCGGCGATCGAACTCGCGGCCGAGCGCGTTCCCGCCGAGACGGGCGCGGTCTTCGAGCACGCTGCCGGCGTTCAGCGACGGCTTCACGCGGGCGTCGAGGCGGCGTTTCTCGGCGAGTACGGCGCGCTCAGAGCGGTCCCGAGCCCGCGGGCGCGAGGGACGGCCGCACTGCTCGCGATCGCCGCCGACGAGGGGAAACCCGCAGGTCGAGCGATCGTCTCGATGGCCGACCACCTCGAGGAACTCGACGACGTCGAAGCCAGGACCAAACGGAGCCTGCGGGAGGTCACGGGGACGCTCGACAACACGGCAGCGTACTTCGGACCGCTGGTGGCCGGCGCAACGGTCGGGATGGCCGCGATGATGGCGAGCGAAGACATGGCGGGCGCGGACGTCGAGGCCGCCGCCTTCCCGGCCGAATCGCTCGCCATCGTCGTCGGCGTCTACCTGGTTACCCTGTGTTTCATTCTGGTTCCGCTCTCGATCGCCCTCCGGAGCGGGCTGGATCGAGCGCTCTTTGGCTACCACGTCGGACGCGCGCTCGTCACCTCGATGGTGCTGTACGCGGTTACGGTCAGCATCATCGAGCTGGCCCTGTGA
- a CDS encoding type II glyceraldehyde-3-phosphate dehydrogenase — protein MIQVAINGYGTIGKRVADAVGQQPDMEVLGVAKTRPNFEAETALDKGFALYAAVEERADRFGEAGLEIAGPVEDMIEAADVVVDATPSGIGAKNKELYEEYETPALYQGGEDASLVDTSFNARSNFEDAVGADHVRVVSCNTTGLSRVLAPLREAYGVEKVRATLVRRGGDPGQTSRGPINDILPNPVTIPSHHGPDVETIFDDLDIDTLGMKVPATLMHMHSLNVTLEEEVDAADVRELFAEESRLFLIPERMDIDGSGKLKEYANDVGRPRGDIWENCIWEESISTVGTDLYLFQGIHQESDVVPENVDAIRAVLGAADARESIETTDESLGIGL, from the coding sequence ATGATTCAGGTCGCGATCAACGGCTACGGCACGATCGGCAAACGCGTTGCAGACGCCGTCGGGCAGCAACCGGACATGGAGGTACTCGGCGTCGCCAAAACGCGGCCGAACTTCGAGGCCGAGACGGCCCTCGACAAGGGGTTTGCGCTCTACGCGGCCGTCGAAGAGCGCGCCGACCGCTTCGGCGAGGCCGGCCTCGAGATCGCCGGTCCCGTCGAAGACATGATCGAGGCGGCCGACGTCGTCGTCGACGCGACGCCGTCGGGAATCGGCGCGAAGAACAAGGAGCTGTACGAGGAGTACGAGACGCCGGCGCTCTACCAGGGCGGCGAGGACGCGTCGCTCGTCGACACCAGTTTCAACGCGCGCTCGAATTTCGAGGACGCCGTCGGCGCGGACCACGTTCGCGTCGTGTCCTGTAACACGACCGGACTCTCCCGAGTGCTCGCGCCGCTGCGCGAGGCGTACGGCGTCGAAAAGGTTCGGGCGACGCTCGTCCGCCGCGGCGGCGACCCCGGCCAGACGTCCCGCGGCCCGATCAACGACATCCTCCCGAACCCGGTCACGATCCCCTCCCACCACGGTCCCGACGTGGAGACCATCTTCGACGACCTCGACATCGACACGCTCGGGATGAAGGTGCCCGCGACGCTGATGCACATGCACAGCCTGAACGTCACGCTCGAGGAGGAAGTCGACGCCGCCGATGTCCGCGAACTCTTCGCCGAGGAGTCCCGACTCTTCCTGATCCCCGAGCGGATGGACATCGACGGCAGCGGGAAACTCAAGGAGTACGCCAACGATGTCGGGCGACCCCGCGGCGACATCTGGGAGAACTGCATCTGGGAGGAATCGATCTCGACCGTCGGCACCGACCTCTACCTCTTCCAGGGGATCCACCAGGAGAGCGACGTCGTGCCGGAGAACGTCGACGCGATCCGGGCGGTCCTCGGTGCAGCCGACGCCCGGGAGAGTATCGAAACGACCGACGAGAGCCTCGGAATCGGCCTGTAA
- a CDS encoding type II/IV secretion system ATPase subunit, which yields MSQDWVASSFRSVIDELGLGSLLEDEQRGACACRVSFEGEVLVVDAGDCDGELASSEPCRRTVVDALTDREAAGIVTRSNGIERRYGDRSVELLGAAGRFVELLGDRDERLAEIGAVRPLEAAAELETQIGAIADIAVESGLIAVSSGIDGYESALTSTVGLTIGHYFVDRDLDDEARLKGVRTLETGSEARIYARPDSVPLYVLDVADGTLSETERRQLLEGYEAIAEGVVDGDRAPSRAIEYVTDEPANPLLTRVLSKHTSGYGILEDLFADPRVTDVYVTSPVSRNPVRIVVDGESMTTNVHLTPDGARALASRVRRTSGRAFSRANPTVHATAALENGTGVRVAGVTDPVADGVAFAFREEADDRFTLPALVANGTVPAAVAAFLSVAVERNAAALIAGTRGSGKTTLLYELPPGTRTVVIEDTPELPVAPLQAVDRDVQALRTGTGDGLEITPDEALETALRLGDGALVVGEIRGDEARVLYEAMRVGANANAVLGTIHGDGAEDVYERVVSDLDVEPSSFGATDLVVTVQTHRTPNGRERRVARIEEVIASDDDIWFESLYELDGERAAPTGRIDRGESRIVDRLTGSSEEYAAVRRAIAERTTVLSRLADDGRTSPREVAAAYADRGRE from the coding sequence ATGTCACAGGATTGGGTCGCAAGCTCCTTTCGATCGGTTATCGACGAACTCGGACTCGGATCGCTCCTCGAGGACGAGCAGCGCGGGGCGTGTGCCTGCCGCGTCTCCTTCGAGGGCGAGGTGCTGGTAGTCGACGCGGGCGACTGTGACGGCGAACTCGCGAGTTCGGAGCCGTGTCGTCGCACCGTCGTCGACGCGCTCACCGATCGCGAGGCAGCGGGCATCGTCACTCGATCGAACGGAATCGAGCGGCGGTACGGCGATCGAAGCGTCGAACTGCTCGGTGCGGCCGGCCGGTTCGTCGAACTGCTCGGTGATCGCGACGAGCGACTGGCCGAGATCGGCGCTGTGCGTCCGCTCGAGGCCGCTGCGGAGCTGGAGACGCAGATCGGGGCGATCGCGGATATCGCCGTCGAGTCCGGTCTCATTGCCGTCTCGAGCGGGATCGATGGATACGAATCGGCGCTGACATCGACCGTCGGCCTCACCATCGGACACTACTTCGTAGATCGAGACCTCGACGACGAGGCGCGTCTGAAGGGCGTCCGGACGCTCGAGACCGGGAGCGAGGCGCGAATCTACGCGCGGCCGGATAGCGTTCCGCTGTACGTACTCGACGTGGCCGACGGAACGCTCTCCGAAACGGAGCGACGCCAGCTTCTCGAGGGGTACGAGGCTATCGCCGAGGGCGTCGTCGACGGCGATCGTGCGCCATCGCGTGCGATCGAGTACGTCACCGACGAGCCGGCGAATCCGTTGCTGACGAGGGTCCTCTCGAAGCACACGAGCGGCTATGGGATCCTCGAGGATCTGTTCGCGGATCCGCGAGTGACGGACGTCTACGTGACGTCGCCGGTCTCGCGGAACCCGGTCCGGATCGTCGTCGACGGGGAGTCGATGACGACGAACGTACACCTGACGCCGGACGGTGCCCGGGCGCTCGCCTCTCGAGTTCGGCGAACCAGCGGCCGGGCGTTTTCGCGGGCGAATCCGACGGTCCACGCGACGGCCGCTCTCGAGAACGGAACGGGCGTCCGCGTCGCCGGCGTGACCGATCCCGTCGCGGACGGCGTCGCGTTCGCGTTCCGCGAGGAGGCCGACGACAGGTTCACGCTGCCCGCTCTCGTCGCGAACGGCACCGTGCCGGCGGCGGTCGCGGCGTTTCTCTCGGTCGCCGTCGAGCGGAACGCGGCCGCGCTGATCGCTGGCACGCGCGGATCGGGAAAGACGACCCTGCTCTACGAACTGCCCCCGGGCACCCGAACCGTCGTAATCGAGGACACGCCCGAACTCCCGGTGGCTCCGCTGCAGGCAGTCGATCGGGACGTACAAGCGCTGCGGACCGGAACCGGCGACGGGCTGGAGATCACGCCCGACGAGGCGCTCGAGACCGCGCTCAGGCTCGGCGACGGGGCGCTCGTCGTCGGGGAGATTCGGGGCGACGAAGCGCGCGTCCTCTACGAAGCGATGCGGGTCGGTGCGAACGCGAACGCCGTCCTCGGAACGATCCACGGCGACGGTGCCGAGGACGTCTACGAGCGGGTCGTCTCCGATCTCGATGTCGAACCGTCCTCGTTCGGAGCGACGGATCTCGTCGTGACCGTCCAGACACACCGGACGCCGAACGGACGCGAGCGCCGGGTGGCCAGAATCGAGGAGGTGATCGCCAGCGACGACGACATCTGGTTCGAGTCGCTGTACGAACTGGACGGCGAGCGGGCCGCCCCGACCGGACGAATCGATCGCGGCGAAAGCCGGATCGTCGATCGGCTCACCGGATCGAGCGAGGAGTACGCAGCGGTGCGACGGGCGATCGCAGAGCGAACGACGGTGCTCTCGAGGCTCGCCGACGACGGCCGGACGAGTCCGCGCGAAGTCGCCGCAGCGTACGCCGACCGGGGGCGTGAATGA
- a CDS encoding DUF7125 family protein: MIAIAGAKGGCGKTVTTLGLAEGLARTGTPAVAIDADRQLPNLHVAGGVDREPTLATLSSDEDVRAIAQVSPRTSNAGIVPAPEPAEKLEIESALDRLETGSIQTIVDCPSGAGPDVADALSAADGVIVVTTDSNRSLAAAETTVEMARRLDVPVLGTVLNRCEAVPTAVESWVGVPVLGVVPEAESPLTDEETTAAYEGIIETLRTRNATARTPPAYDEGLLPTGIDVLDRRLGGGLAPGSVAALTAEPASQSEQLLYEATAPRGTLYLSTERSATNVRRAIETAAVETGNPTVRRVDGADALEEAMENVRKLPDGATLVVDLADGLERHDRSAYVSFLNDLKDRLIESESVALLHCLNGTDRPANRTATIHAVDAVFDLRTVESGTETTIEHYLSIPKFRPEGALTETIELAFDGPESVPIETKPDTE; this comes from the coding sequence ATGATCGCCATCGCCGGTGCGAAAGGCGGGTGCGGAAAGACGGTAACGACGCTCGGACTCGCGGAGGGACTCGCACGAACCGGAACGCCAGCCGTCGCGATCGATGCCGATCGACAGCTGCCGAACCTGCACGTGGCCGGTGGCGTCGATCGCGAACCGACGCTTGCGACGCTTTCGTCGGACGAAGACGTGCGGGCTATCGCGCAGGTGAGTCCGCGAACGTCGAACGCCGGTATCGTTCCCGCACCGGAGCCCGCCGAAAAACTCGAGATCGAATCGGCGCTCGATCGACTCGAGACCGGTTCGATACAGACGATCGTCGACTGTCCGTCCGGCGCGGGTCCGGACGTCGCCGACGCGCTGTCGGCGGCCGACGGTGTGATCGTCGTCACGACGGACAGCAATCGCAGTCTCGCCGCCGCCGAAACGACGGTGGAGATGGCCCGCCGACTCGACGTTCCGGTGCTCGGGACGGTGCTGAACAGGTGCGAAGCGGTGCCGACGGCCGTCGAATCGTGGGTCGGCGTGCCGGTACTGGGTGTGGTTCCGGAGGCGGAGTCGCCCCTGACGGACGAGGAGACGACGGCGGCCTACGAGGGGATCATCGAGACGCTACGAACACGAAACGCAACCGCCCGGACGCCACCCGCGTACGACGAGGGCCTGCTGCCGACGGGGATCGACGTTCTCGATCGGCGGTTGGGCGGCGGGCTGGCACCCGGTTCCGTCGCGGCACTGACCGCCGAACCGGCCAGTCAGTCGGAGCAACTGCTCTACGAGGCGACCGCCCCTCGCGGAACGCTGTATCTCTCGACCGAACGATCGGCGACGAACGTTCGGCGAGCGATCGAGACCGCGGCCGTCGAGACCGGAAACCCGACCGTTCGTCGCGTCGACGGGGCGGACGCGCTCGAGGAGGCGATGGAAAACGTCCGCAAGCTACCGGACGGAGCGACGCTCGTCGTCGATCTCGCGGACGGACTGGAGCGGCACGATCGATCGGCGTACGTCTCGTTCCTGAACGACCTGAAAGACCGACTGATCGAGAGCGAAAGCGTCGCCCTGTTGCACTGTCTGAACGGGACGGATCGACCGGCGAATCGGACGGCGACGATCCACGCTGTCGACGCCGTTTTCGACCTTCGCACGGTCGAGTCGGGAACCGAGACGACCATCGAACACTACCTGTCGATCCCGAAGTTTCGTCCGGAGGGGGCGCTCACGGAGACGATCGAACTCGCGTTCGACGGACCGGAGTCGGTTCCGATCGAAACGAAGCCGGATACGGAGTGA